Part of the Thermomicrobiales bacterium genome, CATCGGCTCGGTCGCTGTTGACCGTTGTGCCGCGCGCATCAACGCCCATGCGCTGGAAGTGCGCGGCGTACTTCGGATAGCTGCCGTAGCGCCCGGACTCCTGCTCCAGCCGCGCCTCGGCCTGCGGCAGCAGCGCGCAGCGGACGAAGGCGATCAGGGCGGGACGCGGCTTGCCGTGCTCGGCGGCGGCGTCGGTCACCCAGGTTCCGGCGGTCTCGGCGAAGCTGGGCGTCAGCCAGTTGAACAGCACGCCCTCGGACGCCTCACCGGCAAGGGCGGACATCTTCGGTCCGAGCGCACCAACGATGATCGGAGCGGTGACCGACTGATGCAGCACCTCAACGCCGTTGCGCACCAGCGACAGTCCTTTGCGGTCGGCACCCGATCCGACACCGAGCCAGAGGCGGTCCTGCGGGAGGTTGAGCCGGGCGACATCCTCGGCGATGGATTCTGGCGAGCGGCGATCCAGCGCGACGACACCGACACCGAGCCGGATGTGCTCGGTCACCTCGGCGGCGGCAGCGAGGGCTGCCAACCCGTCTGCGCCGGGTGTGTCATTGACCCAGAATGATGTATATCCGTGAATCTCCGCCTCGCGGGCGACGATGCGTGTGACATCGTGCGCAACGGCGGCGGCGATTGCAAAGCCACGTCCCATGGTTGCCTCCCTGATCCGTCTTGATCGGTTGAGTGCGTGATTCCCCGACAGCCACATGGTATGACACTTGCGTCCACAACAAGCGATGACGACAACACATTCCGGGAGGGTAGGGGATGGCGCGCGGAAATGCTGAGCAGTCGGACGGCACGATTCCTGTAACCGTGCTGGCGAAGCGCACGCTTGATGAGTTCAAGAAAGATGATGTGCCGGAGATCGCTGCCGGCGTTGCCTATCACGCGATCTTTGCGATTCCGCCGCTGATCGCGCTGGTTCTTGCGCTCGCGGCATTGCTCAACCGTGTCGCCGACGTGCCAATTGCTGATCGTCTGGTCGACCTGATCAACGAGAATGCACCAGATCAGACACGCCAGCTGCTGCTGGATCTGGTCGATGGCGCACTGAACCAGGTGAGCGGTGGCGCGGCGCTGTTCGGCGTTCTGCTCACTGCTGGCATCGCGCTGTGGTCCGGCTCGAACGGCGTCTCAACGGTCATGAAGGCGTTCAACCGCGCGTATGACGTGATCGAGGACCGCAGCTTCATCAAGCTGAAGCTGACCGCCATCGGGCTGACGCTCGTCGTCGGCGTGCTGGTGATCCTCGCCTTCGCGATGCTGGTCTTCGGCAAGCCGATCGGGGACGCGGTTGCCGATCGGTTGGGCCTCGGGAGCGTGTTCGATTACTCCTGGTCAGTCGTCCAGATTGTCGCGCCGATCATCTTCATCATGTTGGTGCAGGCGCTCCTGTTCTACTTCGCGCCGAACGTGAAGCAGTCGTTTCGCTGGGTCTCACCGGGCGCGGTGTTCGCGACGGTGGCCTGGATCGCCCTGTTATTTGGCTTTCGCTACTACACGACGTTCGCCAATCCGGGCAGCGCCTACGGGACGGTCGGCAGCGTCGTCGTCCTGATGTTCTTCCTGTACGTCAGCTCGATCATCTTCATCACCGGCGCGGAGGTCAACGCAGTCGTCTCGCGGGCGAACGATCCGGAGACGGTGCGCGACCTGGCACACAACCTGCAGAAGATCGAGAACCCGCTCGACGAGCTGGCCGCGCGACAGGCCGCGCGCCAGATGGACGCGCGGAAGGGCACGCACATCGTCGAAGGCATGGCGCAGCCGATCCTCGTCGGCCCGCCGCCCGAGCCAGCACCGGCAGCGCCGAGCAAGCCGAGCAAGCCGGGCGCATTGACCCGCATCGTCACCGGCGTCTCGACGTTGGCCGCGAGCATGGTCATCGCGCGCATTATGAAAAAGCGGCAGAAGAAGTAGAGGAAGGCGCGGAGGTAGGCGGGGTGCGATAGGAAGATTTACCTCCGTACGAACAGGCCGGGTCCTGCCCTCGCCGTGAGGTGACCCTCCCGCGTCGAGTGACTGCGATACGCCCATTCCGACTGGCAGCCACGACGCCCGCTTGCCTATGTTGGATGGTCGTGCTGCTGGC contains:
- a CDS encoding LLM class flavin-dependent oxidoreductase, coding for MGRGFAIAAAVAHDVTRIVAREAEIHGYTSFWVNDTPGADGLAALAAAAEVTEHIRLGVGVVALDRRSPESIAEDVARLNLPQDRLWLGVGSGADRKGLSLVRNGVEVLHQSVTAPIIVGALGPKMSALAGEASEGVLFNWLTPSFAETAGTWVTDAAAEHGKPRPALIAFVRCALLPQAEARLEQESGRYGSYPKYAAHFQRMGVDARGTTVNSDRADVLQAGIAAHEAVLDEVVVRAITADDSAESILELLRACAPPAGGE
- a CDS encoding YihY/virulence factor BrkB family protein translates to MARGNAEQSDGTIPVTVLAKRTLDEFKKDDVPEIAAGVAYHAIFAIPPLIALVLALAALLNRVADVPIADRLVDLINENAPDQTRQLLLDLVDGALNQVSGGAALFGVLLTAGIALWSGSNGVSTVMKAFNRAYDVIEDRSFIKLKLTAIGLTLVVGVLVILAFAMLVFGKPIGDAVADRLGLGSVFDYSWSVVQIVAPIIFIMLVQALLFYFAPNVKQSFRWVSPGAVFATVAWIALLFGFRYYTTFANPGSAYGTVGSVVVLMFFLYVSSIIFITGAEVNAVVSRANDPETVRDLAHNLQKIENPLDELAARQAARQMDARKGTHIVEGMAQPILVGPPPEPAPAAPSKPSKPGALTRIVTGVSTLAASMVIARIMKKRQKK